A window of the Garciella nitratireducens DSM 15102 genome harbors these coding sequences:
- the cas2 gene encoding CRISPR-associated endonuclease Cas2: protein MYVILMYDILIDERGPKVTRNTFKICKKYLTHIQKSVFEGNLTELNLMKLKSELNGYIRKDKDSLIIFKSRSEKWLNKEFLAIEDDKTSNFF from the coding sequence ATGTATGTAATATTGATGTATGATATATTAATAGATGAAAGAGGTCCTAAAGTTACAAGGAATACTTTTAAAATATGCAAAAAATATTTAACTCATATACAAAAGTCTGTGTTTGAGGGGAATTTAACAGAATTAAATTTGATGAAATTAAAATCTGAGTTAAATGGTTATATTAGAAAGGATAAAGATTCACTTATTATATTTAAAAGTAGAAGTGAAAAATGGCTGAATAAAGAGTTTTTAGCGATAGAAGATGATAAAACATCTAATTTTTTTTAA
- the tnpA gene encoding IS66 family insertion sequence element accessory protein TnpA, translating to MKEEDRKLWTNRIKNHRASGLTAVKWAEENNISVHKLRYYINKFNKEKKQESKESKWISIVPEKPIVENKSESALKVIIENVIIEVTSGFNEDTFQSIISILSKC from the coding sequence ATGAAAGAAGAAGATAGAAAGCTATGGACTAATAGAATCAAAAACCATAGAGCCAGTGGGCTAACAGCTGTTAAATGGGCTGAAGAAAACAATATTTCTGTTCATAAACTTAGATACTACATAAATAAATTCAACAAAGAAAAGAAACAAGAATCCAAAGAATCCAAATGGATATCTATTGTTCCAGAAAAACCAATAGTAGAAAACAAATCTGAAAGTGCATTAAAGGTTATTATAGAAAATGTAATCATTGAAGTAACTTCTGGATTTAATGAAGACACTTTTCAATCAATAATAAGCATTCTTTCAAAATGTTAA
- the cas7i gene encoding type I-B CRISPR-associated protein Cas7/Cst2/DevR encodes MKTKGLTMSIIFEAGSANYGETIGNVASLKKLSRGKGDQYTYISRQALRYNIVNQMGIDNTEVNVDKSVVQFAPDTTIDKYPEIDLFGYMKTSEGQKTRSAIVRLSHAISLETFKGDLDFLTNKGLYDRYAKQENKSEAVKGGSIAQSEIHRSYYAYTITVDLDKVGIDENDDIEIENTEKSNRIVNLLDTIRFLYRDIKGRREDLKPLFVIGGVYDIKNPIFHNALDVKNNRIDVNRVKDVLYEDIKNDTHCGLVKGVFENDNEIIKELEAVSMPEYFEEIKKEVKDYYESN; translated from the coding sequence ATGAAAACTAAGGGACTAACTATGTCAATTATATTTGAGGCAGGAAGTGCTAATTATGGAGAGACTATAGGTAATGTGGCTTCTTTAAAGAAACTTTCAAGAGGGAAAGGAGATCAGTACACTTATATATCTAGACAAGCATTGAGATATAATATTGTAAACCAAATGGGAATAGATAATACTGAGGTAAATGTTGATAAATCAGTAGTACAATTTGCACCAGATACTACCATAGATAAATATCCAGAAATAGATCTTTTTGGATATATGAAAACATCAGAAGGACAGAAAACACGTTCAGCTATAGTGAGACTTTCACATGCTATATCATTAGAGACATTTAAAGGAGATTTAGATTTTCTAACAAACAAGGGATTGTATGACAGATATGCTAAACAAGAAAACAAAAGTGAAGCTGTAAAAGGTGGAAGTATAGCTCAAAGTGAAATTCATAGATCTTATTATGCTTATACTATAACTGTTGATTTAGATAAAGTAGGAATAGATGAAAATGATGATATAGAGATAGAAAATACAGAAAAATCAAATAGAATTGTAAATTTGTTAGATACAATTAGATTTTTATATAGGGATATAAAAGGTAGGCGAGAAGATTTAAAGCCACTATTTGTAATAGGAGGGGTTTATGATATTAAAAATCCTATTTTTCATAATGCTTTAGATGTGAAAAATAATAGAATAGATGTAAATAGAGTTAAAGATGTGTTGTATGAAGATATAAAAAATGATACCCATTGTGGTCTTGTAAAAGGTGTATTTGAAAATGACAATGAGATAATAAAAGAGTTGGAAGCAGTATCTATGCCTGAATATTTTGAAGAAATAAAAAAAGAGGTAAAGGATTATTATGAAAGCAATTAG
- a CDS encoding CRISPR-associated helicase/endonuclease Cas3 translates to MNGTEYIAKTYPKQETIQQHTDRLIENYNILKRIYPDLKVDWDILELACLYHDLGKINIKFQQKLKKKKVKGEIPHGFLSIGFLDIKELRKKYSREQIKILVNAIAYHHERNFKFSEYDEIVKKEIENMKKEAEKFHYSKIPHCRVFRLPSARYIDGSRVTEEDGQDVFYDYILVKGLLNRIDYAASAHEKVERENDFLENSLSNMMNNWKEKDEKASWNDLQKYMIFNRDENIIAVAQTGMGKTEAGLLWIGNNKGFFTLPLKTAINAIYDRVRNHIVKDKVGERVGLLHSDAFSEYIKREDAEEDKLELEEVGLSQYHERTKQLTMPLTICTIDQLFDFIYRYKGFEPKLATLAYSKIIIDEIQMYSSDLIAYLVSGLLHITKLGGKFAILTATFPPFIGDLLEKEGVKFKNPEPFIDKDGSKIRHSIKVKDEMINADFIIENYNKNKVLVICNTVKKAQELYEEIKKRRRDLKQDVNLFHSSFIKRDRKDKEKAILDLGKKDNVEGHGIWICTQVAEASLDIDFDVLITELSDLNGLFQRMGRCYRNRSFNKEGYNCYVFNGGEKECTGVGYVIDKDIFKFSKEALKNIDGKISEEEKIDLINNVYTTEKLGKTEYYKKIINTLKYIESLYTNEMDKSQAKKMFRNINSITVIPEEVFKENRDEIEKCKEIINQKRNEDMTEKELEEFKVRKAKARSKLTDYTVSIPFYLVNNKNTQYFEINKYENITIFKCNYDKEQGLTPIKDLVEEKEKGNWNNIV, encoded by the coding sequence GTGAATGGAACTGAATATATAGCTAAAACTTATCCTAAACAAGAGACTATTCAACAACATACTGATAGATTAATAGAAAATTATAATATTTTAAAGAGGATATATCCAGATTTGAAAGTTGATTGGGACATCTTAGAATTAGCTTGCCTTTATCATGATTTAGGAAAGATAAATATAAAATTTCAACAAAAATTGAAAAAGAAAAAAGTAAAAGGTGAAATTCCACATGGTTTTTTAAGCATTGGATTTTTAGATATTAAAGAATTAAGAAAGAAGTATTCAAGAGAGCAAATAAAAATATTGGTAAATGCAATAGCTTATCATCATGAAAGAAACTTTAAGTTTTCAGAATATGATGAAATAGTGAAAAAAGAAATAGAAAATATGAAAAAGGAAGCAGAAAAATTTCACTATAGCAAGATACCGCATTGTCGAGTATTTAGATTACCTAGTGCAAGATATATTGATGGTAGCAGAGTTACAGAAGAAGATGGACAAGATGTTTTTTATGATTACATACTGGTTAAAGGACTTTTAAATAGAATAGATTATGCTGCAAGTGCACATGAAAAGGTCGAAAGAGAAAATGACTTTTTAGAAAATTCGTTAAGTAATATGATGAACAATTGGAAAGAAAAAGATGAAAAAGCTTCTTGGAATGATTTGCAAAAATATATGATATTTAATAGAGATGAAAACATAATAGCTGTTGCTCAGACGGGTATGGGAAAAACAGAAGCGGGACTTTTATGGATAGGGAATAATAAAGGTTTCTTCACATTACCTTTAAAAACAGCTATAAATGCCATATATGATAGAGTGAGAAATCATATAGTTAAGGACAAAGTTGGAGAAAGAGTAGGGCTGCTTCATTCAGATGCTTTTAGTGAATATATAAAAAGAGAAGATGCTGAAGAAGATAAACTTGAATTAGAAGAAGTTGGTTTAAGTCAGTATCATGAAAGAACAAAACAATTAACTATGCCACTTACAATATGTACTATAGATCAATTATTTGACTTCATATATAGATATAAAGGTTTTGAGCCAAAACTCGCAACTTTAGCTTATTCTAAAATAATCATAGACGAAATTCAAATGTACTCATCTGATTTAATTGCATATTTAGTATCAGGACTTTTGCATATTACAAAATTAGGGGGTAAATTTGCAATATTGACAGCTACGTTTCCACCATTTATAGGAGATTTATTAGAAAAAGAAGGAGTAAAATTTAAAAATCCAGAGCCATTTATAGATAAAGATGGAAGTAAAATAAGGCATAGTATAAAAGTAAAAGACGAAATGATAAATGCAGATTTTATAATAGAAAATTATAATAAAAATAAGGTATTAGTGATTTGTAATACAGTAAAGAAGGCTCAAGAGTTGTATGAAGAAATAAAGAAGAGAAGGCGAGATTTAAAGCAAGATGTCAATTTATTTCACAGTAGCTTTATAAAAAGAGATAGAAAAGATAAAGAAAAAGCAATACTTGATTTAGGTAAAAAAGATAATGTTGAAGGTCATGGAATTTGGATATGTACTCAAGTTGCAGAGGCGTCATTAGATATAGATTTTGATGTATTGATAACAGAATTATCAGATTTAAATGGGTTATTTCAAAGAATGGGTAGATGTTATAGAAATAGATCTTTTAATAAAGAGGGATACAATTGCTATGTATTTAATGGTGGAGAAAAAGAATGCACAGGAGTAGGCTATGTAATAGATAAAGACATATTTAAATTTTCTAAAGAAGCATTAAAAAATATAGATGGGAAAATAAGTGAAGAAGAAAAAATAGATCTTATAAATAATGTATATACAACAGAAAAATTAGGAAAAACTGAATATTATAAAAAAATTATTAATACATTAAAATATATTGAGAGTTTATATACAAATGAAATGGACAAGTCTCAGGCTAAAAAGATGTTTAGGAATATAAATTCAATAACAGTAATTCCAGAAGAAGTATTTAAAGAGAATAGGGATGAAATAGAAAAATGTAAAGAAATTATAAATCAAAAAAGAAATGAGGATATGACAGAGAAAGAATTAGAAGAGTTTAAAGTTAGAAAAGCTAAAGCAAGGTCAAAACTTACGGATTATACAGTATCTATACCTTTTTATTTAGTAAATAACAAAAATACACAATATTTTGAAATAAATAAATATGAAAATATTACAATATTTAAATGTAATTATGATAAGGAACAAGGTTTAACTCCCATAAAAGATTTAGTCGAAGAAAAAGAAAAAGGAAATTGGAATAATATTGTATAA
- a CDS encoding SdpI family protein, protein MYIFLIIMNSLIPITMLGFGALWKKYPPQSTNWVYGYRTKMSMKSKETWEFAHAYHAKVWFYSGIILLTISLIVMLLFRKNYEQISTWIIYIQLAVMMLSIIPTEIVLRKRFDKNGTERGSKEIIFKEGTNRIKFLGRKAKGKIDIDIKK, encoded by the coding sequence ATGTATATTTTTTTAATAATTATGAACTCCTTAATTCCAATTACAATGTTGGGGTTTGGTGCGTTATGGAAGAAGTATCCACCACAAAGTACAAATTGGGTCTATGGATACAGAACGAAAATGTCTATGAAAAGCAAAGAAACATGGGAATTTGCTCATGCTTATCATGCTAAAGTTTGGTTTTATAGTGGAATTATTTTGTTAACTATTTCGTTAATTGTTATGTTATTGTTTAGAAAAAATTATGAACAAATATCTACATGGATAATATATATTCAATTAGCAGTAATGATGTTATCAATAATACCAACTGAAATAGTCTTACGGAAAAGGTTTGATAAAAATGGTACAGAAAGGGGAAGTAAAGAGATTATATTTAAAGAAGGAACAAATAGAATTAAATTTTTAGGTAGGAAAGCAAAAGGAAAAATTGATATTGATATAAAAAAGTAG
- a CDS encoding helix-turn-helix transcriptional regulator — protein MSRVSNALQMYMLLQVRNIMKIDEIAEILEVTPRMVNEYKNDLEKAGIYIGSKRGRNGGYYLENTFNLKAISITEEELEALKMASEVIRSGNYTYATEFETLSSKVLNMKKDFEDISYYNKNILKPIEMKEKEKRIWTNVNKAIGGKNKLKIDYSSIDYTGDGPKSKTRIVHPYGVFDYEGSLYLYGYCELRKEIRFFKFLRINRYEILKDKFKINSEYNLKEIINKSFGIFNDEFINLKLKIYYPMSQIVREKQYAMNQKIEEIDNKAIYFEAKLKGYKEIKSWVMSMGSLVEVIEPIKLRDEILKEISKIRKIYE, from the coding sequence ATGTCTAGGGTTTCTAATGCATTACAAATGTATATGCTTTTACAAGTGAGAAATATTATGAAAATTGATGAAATAGCAGAGATATTAGAGGTAACTCCCCGCATGGTAAATGAGTATAAAAATGATTTAGAAAAAGCGGGGATATACATAGGATCAAAAAGAGGTAGAAATGGAGGATATTATTTAGAAAACACTTTCAATTTAAAAGCAATCAGTATTACAGAAGAGGAATTGGAAGCTTTAAAAATGGCAAGCGAAGTAATACGGAGTGGTAATTATACATATGCAACTGAATTTGAAACATTATCTAGTAAAGTTCTCAATATGAAGAAAGATTTTGAAGATATTTCTTATTACAATAAAAACATATTAAAACCTATAGAAATGAAAGAAAAAGAAAAACGGATATGGACTAATGTTAACAAAGCTATTGGAGGAAAAAATAAACTAAAGATTGATTATAGTTCTATAGATTATACTGGAGATGGGCCTAAATCCAAGACTAGAATAGTTCATCCCTATGGAGTATTTGATTATGAAGGCTCTTTATATCTTTACGGATATTGTGAGCTGAGAAAAGAAATTAGATTTTTTAAATTCTTAAGAATTAATAGATATGAAATATTGAAGGATAAATTTAAAATCAATAGTGAATATAATTTAAAAGAAATTATAAATAAATCATTTGGAATTTTTAACGATGAATTTATTAACTTAAAATTAAAAATATACTATCCTATGAGTCAGATAGTAAGAGAAAAACAATATGCTATGAATCAAAAGATAGAAGAAATAGATAACAAAGCTATATATTTTGAAGCAAAATTAAAAGGATATAAAGAAATAAAATCCTGGGTTATGAGTATGGGAAGCTTAGTAGAAGTAATTGAACCGATTAAACTTAGAGATGAAATATTAAAGGAGATAAGTAAGATAAGAAAAATATATGAGTAA
- the cas5 gene encoding CRISPR-associated protein Cas5, which translates to MKAIRVKLYQNMVNYRKSTSFQLKETYPLPSPSTVIGMVHNLCGFTEYNEMDISIQGKYHSKVNDLYTRYEFSNSIVDDRKKRCKICFTINGPGSRKCKECGGQDLEYIWIPRGFLVKRIIAPGIKKYDNLYKKDVIINEENKKYFKENYVSVVEGPSTVELLTDVELLLHIVPKDQSIVKKIEKAFLYPVEYPSLGRREDLALIEEVKIVEVYEEKLEDYINIPNDYSVYIPVELLENKDAVIKKELGTAGTRYKLNKNYVLVNQGTKRHPKVFRKWNKVDVIYGSRIQVLDGAKVKLDEDKNIVFAL; encoded by the coding sequence ATGAAAGCAATTAGAGTGAAGCTATATCAAAATATGGTTAATTATAGAAAATCTACAAGCTTTCAACTTAAGGAAACTTATCCATTACCATCACCTTCTACAGTAATAGGTATGGTTCACAATTTATGTGGATTTACCGAGTATAATGAAATGGATATTAGTATTCAAGGGAAGTACCATTCAAAGGTAAATGATTTATATACAAGATATGAATTTTCTAACAGTATAGTAGATGATAGAAAAAAAAGATGCAAAATTTGTTTTACAATAAATGGGCCAGGCTCTAGAAAATGCAAAGAATGCGGTGGACAAGATTTAGAATATATATGGATACCAAGAGGTTTTTTAGTTAAGAGAATAATAGCGCCTGGAATAAAAAAATATGATAATTTATATAAAAAAGATGTGATAATTAATGAAGAAAATAAGAAATATTTTAAAGAAAATTATGTAAGTGTAGTAGAAGGACCATCAACAGTAGAGCTTTTGACAGATGTGGAACTTCTTTTACATATAGTACCCAAAGATCAATCAATTGTTAAAAAAATTGAAAAGGCATTTTTATATCCAGTAGAATATCCTTCACTAGGAAGAAGAGAAGATTTAGCTTTAATTGAAGAAGTAAAGATTGTAGAAGTTTATGAAGAAAAGCTTGAAGATTATATTAATATACCTAATGATTATAGTGTTTATATTCCTGTAGAACTTTTAGAAAATAAAGATGCAGTAATAAAAAAGGAACTAGGAACAGCAGGAACTAGATATAAACTTAATAAAAATTATGTATTAGTGAATCAAGGTACTAAAAGACATCCAAAAGTGTTTAGAAAGTGGAATAAGGTAGATGTAATTTATGGAAGTAGGATACAAGTTTTAGATGGAGCAAAAGTAAAATTGGATGAAGATAAGAATATAGTTTTTGCACTATAA
- a CDS encoding Cas8a1 family CRISPR/Cas system-associated protein has translation MGEKIKIYLSDWQFNAGIVGLYNILEYAKDEVAINDQYIEIELEMLKNFEKKYFNYFIEKYKETTPWYRIVSYKPIMETHENNNFENFDKKSLDYLNDYIKMVKDYLKRPNYKKVYSFVENDKDIISLEKELKTIYIKKSDKVEDKIDEVKNRFKTIKEIIDYCNSEDGKKYMAAKGVIYNIINNGWNGVCFLNALTKEHDVYKDYKEYFVDETINYLKSDKEKFKYNCFVCDRKMNNMNNDLSFLNKTGFNVSNKPSHVWYFANDVAICDLCKFVYSCLPAGFVYAYDKGIFINSNTSVEDLLKINRKLRDDILNKDDSDYRSLTYRTLVKAINEQHSSKIQYELQDIQIVRYENERYRFNLLSKEVLKVIRESEKELKSLMNTGYRELRTNFSIYDITIDRLLNNYNMFTLIYKLLIYKITNSQSITTYYHMGHVMNLIIINVNYLKGVEDMDKVKENKELVRKARSYGYYLRQEYLNKDRDADKNKIRGVSYRLLNALKTRNAEMFMHNVITSYMYVGETIPKKLTIALENEEILGIIGYAFVTGLNGGEYKDKNQNGGENNEN, from the coding sequence TTGGGAGAGAAGATAAAAATATATTTGTCTGATTGGCAATTTAATGCTGGGATAGTAGGATTATATAATATATTAGAGTATGCAAAAGATGAAGTAGCTATTAATGATCAATATATAGAAATTGAATTAGAAATGTTGAAAAATTTTGAAAAGAAATATTTTAATTATTTTATAGAAAAATATAAAGAAACTACACCATGGTATAGAATAGTATCTTATAAACCTATAATGGAAACCCATGAAAATAATAACTTTGAAAATTTTGATAAAAAGTCTTTAGATTATTTAAATGACTATATTAAAATGGTGAAAGATTACTTAAAGAGACCTAACTATAAAAAAGTATATTCTTTTGTAGAAAATGATAAAGATATTATATCTTTGGAAAAAGAATTAAAAACTATCTATATTAAGAAAAGTGACAAGGTAGAGGATAAAATAGATGAAGTAAAAAACAGATTTAAGACAATAAAAGAAATAATTGATTACTGTAATAGTGAAGATGGTAAAAAGTATATGGCAGCCAAGGGAGTAATTTATAATATTATAAATAATGGTTGGAATGGAGTATGCTTTCTAAATGCACTAACTAAAGAACATGATGTATATAAAGACTATAAAGAATATTTTGTTGATGAAACTATAAATTATTTAAAATCAGATAAAGAGAAATTTAAATATAATTGTTTTGTTTGTGATAGAAAAATGAACAATATGAATAATGATTTAAGTTTTTTAAATAAAACAGGATTTAATGTCAGTAATAAGCCATCACATGTTTGGTATTTTGCGAATGATGTGGCAATATGTGATTTATGTAAATTTGTATATTCATGTTTACCAGCCGGATTTGTATATGCGTATGATAAAGGAATTTTTATAAATAGTAATACATCTGTTGAGGATTTGTTAAAAATCAATAGAAAACTTAGAGATGATATATTAAATAAGGATGATAGTGACTATAGATCATTAACGTATAGAACATTAGTGAAAGCCATAAATGAACAACATAGTTCTAAAATACAATATGAATTGCAGGATATACAAATAGTAAGGTATGAGAATGAAAGATACAGATTTAATCTTTTGTCAAAAGAAGTTTTAAAAGTAATTAGAGAATCGGAAAAGGAACTCAAAAGTTTAATGAATACTGGATACAGAGAGCTAAGAACTAATTTTAGCATATATGATATTACTATAGATAGACTTTTAAATAATTATAATATGTTCACATTAATTTATAAATTACTTATTTATAAAATTACTAACTCTCAATCAATAACCACGTACTATCATATGGGGCATGTTATGAATTTGATTATAATAAATGTAAATTATTTGAAAGGGGTGGAAGATATGGATAAAGTAAAAGAAAATAAAGAATTAGTAAGAAAAGCTAGGTCATATGGATATTATTTAAGACAAGAATATCTTAATAAAGATCGAGATGCAGATAAAAATAAGATAAGAGGGGTGTCCTATAGATTATTGAATGCACTTAAAACAAGAAATGCGGAAATGTTTATGCACAATGTAATTACAAGCTATATGTATGTGGGTGAAACAATACCTAAGAAATTAACAATAGCATTAGAAAATGAAGAAATATTAGGAATTATAGGTTATGCTTTTGTTACTGGATTAAATGGAGGGGAATATAAAGATAAAAATCAGAATGGAGGAGAAAACAATGAAAACTAA
- the cas6 gene encoding CRISPR-associated endoribonuclease Cas6: MRFNVELLLENDIFPKDKNRIILSLMKHNFNSYDKDYFAELYKETPNKIKSFTFALYMGSCKFLREEIVIAEKKIILNFSTYDMKDGIMFYNSFLKNKGLKYPIKNNSIKISKINLNREKTITENEAVYKTLSPISVREHFGDNKKTWYHSLSDAKGQEVFINNLKYQLKDKFGEERILDIEEIEFEVLGNKEVKVKNYGIEVLSNICMLKIKAKPYILDYLYKAGIGSQRSTGFGMVDLV, from the coding sequence GTGAGATTTAATGTAGAACTATTATTAGAAAATGATATTTTCCCTAAAGATAAAAATAGGATAATTCTGTCATTAATGAAGCATAATTTTAATTCCTATGATAAAGATTATTTTGCAGAACTCTATAAAGAAACTCCAAATAAAATAAAAAGTTTTACTTTTGCTCTATACATGGGGAGTTGTAAATTTTTAAGGGAAGAGATAGTTATTGCAGAAAAAAAGATAATTTTAAATTTTTCTACTTATGATATGAAGGATGGAATAATGTTTTATAATTCTTTTTTAAAGAATAAAGGATTGAAATATCCAATCAAAAATAATTCTATAAAGATAAGTAAAATAAATTTAAATAGAGAAAAAACTATAACAGAAAATGAAGCAGTTTATAAAACTCTTAGTCCTATATCTGTTAGGGAACATTTTGGAGATAATAAAAAGACCTGGTATCATTCATTAAGTGATGCAAAGGGACAAGAAGTATTTATTAACAATTTAAAATATCAGCTAAAAGATAAATTTGGAGAAGAGAGAATACTGGATATAGAAGAAATAGAATTTGAAGTTCTAGGTAATAAAGAAGTAAAAGTGAAAAATTATGGTATTGAAGTGTTATCTAATATTTGTATGCTAAAAATCAAAGCAAAGCCCTATATATTAGATTATCTCTATAAAGCAGGAATAGGAAGTCAAAGAAGTACAGGCTTTGGAATGGTAGATTTAGTATAG
- the tnpB gene encoding IS66 family insertion sequence element accessory protein TnpB, with protein sequence MLTSRIDQVYLATGTTDLRKSIDGLAILVTESFNLDPYQQEKE encoded by the coding sequence ATGTTAACCAGCAGAATAGATCAAGTCTATCTAGCAACAGGTACAACAGACCTTAGAAAATCCATTGATGGATTAGCAATTCTTGTTACTGAAAGTTTTAATTTAGATCCTTATCAGCAGGAGAAGGAGTAG
- the cas4 gene encoding CRISPR-associated protein Cas4, whose translation MKKVTGVMVYYYFVCKRKLWYFSNNLNMEFNSELVGIGKLVDETSYDRERKHILIDESINIDFLKDWKVIHEVKKSRKMDEASKWQLKYYIWILKNKGVEVEKGILDYPLLRKREEVFLNEKDEEELKNIIEDIKRIISSKLPLDPLDKKVCKKCAYYELCYI comes from the coding sequence ATGAAGAAGGTAACAGGTGTTATGGTATATTATTATTTTGTATGTAAAAGGAAATTATGGTATTTTTCAAACAATCTAAATATGGAATTTAATAGTGAATTAGTTGGTATTGGAAAGTTAGTGGATGAAACATCTTATGATAGGGAAAGGAAGCACATATTAATAGATGAAAGTATAAATATAGACTTTCTAAAAGATTGGAAAGTTATACATGAAGTTAAAAAGTCCAGAAAAATGGATGAAGCATCAAAATGGCAACTTAAATATTATATTTGGATTCTTAAAAATAAAGGAGTAGAGGTTGAAAAGGGGATACTAGACTATCCCCTTTTAAGAAAGAGAGAGGAAGTATTTTTGAATGAAAAAGATGAAGAAGAATTAAAAAATATTATAGAAGATATAAAAAGAATTATATCATCAAAATTACCTTTAGATCCATTAGATAAAAAGGTTTGTAAAAAATGCGCTTACTATGAACTTTGCTATATTTAG
- the cas1b gene encoding type I-B CRISPR-associated endonuclease Cas1b, which translates to MGETFYIFKDGDLRRKDNNVMIKGLDGQSKNLKAEVTDEIYLFGEVSMNTKLLNFLSQKDITMHVFNYYGFYSGSFYPRESNISGYLLVEQVKCYDNIKKRLELAKEILKTSSYNIYRNLRYYNGRGVELNEPMKEIQSLNNRLDYGNSINEIMGIEGNIRKVYYSTWNAIIKQDIKFKKRVKRPPDNMINSLISFINSLIYTTVLSEIYKTQLNPTISYLHEPGTKRFSLCLDIAEIFKPLIGERMIFSMLNKNQITEDDFEKESNFLYIKESGKKKILMEYDRRLSQTIYHKELKRDVSYRYLIRLECYKLIKYFIGEKEYEGFKIWW; encoded by the coding sequence ATGGGAGAGACTTTTTATATTTTTAAAGACGGTGACTTAAGAAGAAAAGACAATAATGTGATGATTAAAGGTTTAGATGGTCAATCTAAAAATCTTAAAGCAGAAGTAACAGATGAAATATATCTTTTTGGTGAAGTTAGTATGAATACAAAATTGCTAAATTTTTTATCTCAAAAAGATATAACAATGCATGTGTTTAATTATTATGGGTTTTATAGTGGTAGTTTTTATCCACGAGAATCTAATATTAGTGGATATTTGCTAGTTGAGCAAGTAAAATGTTATGATAATATAAAAAAAAGATTAGAATTAGCGAAAGAAATATTGAAAACTTCTTCTTATAATATATATAGAAATTTAAGATATTATAATGGTAGAGGTGTAGAATTAAATGAACCTATGAAGGAGATTCAGAGTCTTAACAATAGGTTAGATTATGGCAATAGTATAAATGAAATCATGGGTATAGAGGGAAATATTAGAAAAGTATATTATTCTACTTGGAACGCTATAATTAAACAAGATATAAAATTTAAAAAAAGAGTCAAAAGGCCACCAGATAATATGATTAATTCATTAATTTCATTTATTAATAGCTTGATATATACAACTGTATTAAGTGAAATATATAAAACTCAATTGAATCCTACAATAAGTTACTTGCATGAACCTGGAACTAAAAGATTTTCTTTGTGCTTAGATATAGCAGAGATATTTAAACCTCTAATTGGAGAGAGAATGATATTTTCTATGTTAAATAAAAACCAGATTACAGAGGATGATTTTGAAAAAGAATCTAATTTTCTATATATAAAAGAATCTGGGAAAAAGAAAATATTAATGGAGTATGATAGAAGACTTTCTCAAACTATTTACCATAAGGAATTAAAAAGAGATGTATCTTATAGATATCTTATCAGGCTAGAATGTTACAAATTGATAAAATATTTTATTGGAGAAAAAGAATATGAAGGATTTAAAATTTGGTGGTGA